A stretch of the Synechocystis sp. PCC 7338 genome encodes the following:
- a CDS encoding aspartate-semialdehyde dehydrogenase, giving the protein MPSPIRVAILGATGAVGTELLGLLASRNFPLADLKLLASPRSVGKTLEFRGEKLPIQAVDGSAFKDCDLVLASAGGSTSKRWAEEITKAGAVMVDNSSAFRMVPEVPLVVPEINPEAAQDHQGIIANPNCTTILMGVAIYPLHQIQPIQRIVVATYQSASGAGAMAMEEVKHQSRDILAGKTPQAKILPYPLAFNLFPHNSPITANYYCEEEMKMVQETRKIFAAEEIRITATCVRVPVLRAHSEAVNLEFSTPFPVELAKTAIAKAPGVKLVEDWQKNYFPMPMDATGQDDVLVGRIRQDISHLNGLDLWLCGDQIRKGAALNAVQIAELLVERGWL; this is encoded by the coding sequence TTGCCATCACCGATACGCGTTGCCATCCTGGGGGCCACTGGGGCCGTTGGAACAGAATTACTGGGACTACTGGCCAGCCGGAATTTTCCCCTGGCGGATTTAAAACTGTTAGCATCCCCCCGTTCTGTGGGTAAAACCCTGGAGTTTCGGGGGGAAAAGTTACCGATCCAGGCGGTGGACGGGTCAGCCTTTAAAGACTGTGACCTAGTATTAGCCTCCGCAGGGGGTTCCACCTCGAAACGTTGGGCCGAGGAAATTACCAAGGCTGGAGCGGTGATGGTGGATAATTCCAGTGCTTTTCGCATGGTGCCGGAAGTACCCCTAGTGGTGCCGGAAATTAATCCCGAGGCGGCCCAAGACCACCAGGGCATCATTGCCAACCCCAACTGCACGACAATTTTAATGGGGGTAGCGATTTATCCCTTGCACCAAATTCAACCCATTCAACGCATTGTGGTGGCCACCTATCAGTCCGCTAGTGGAGCTGGGGCCATGGCCATGGAGGAAGTCAAACACCAAAGTCGGGATATCCTGGCAGGGAAAACTCCGCAAGCTAAGATTTTGCCCTATCCCCTGGCGTTTAACCTCTTCCCCCACAATTCCCCGATCACAGCTAATTATTACTGTGAAGAGGAAATGAAAATGGTGCAGGAAACACGGAAAATTTTCGCCGCAGAAGAGATCAGAATTACGGCTACCTGTGTGCGGGTACCAGTGCTCCGGGCCCACTCAGAAGCAGTTAACTTAGAATTTTCCACCCCGTTCCCAGTGGAACTAGCCAAAACGGCGATCGCCAAGGCCCCAGGGGTAAAACTGGTGGAGGATTGGCAAAAAAATTATTTCCCCATGCCCATGGACGCCACAGGACAGGATGATGTTTTAGTGGGACGTATTCGCCAGGACATTTCCCACCTGAATGGTTTGGACCTATGGTTGTGCGGTGACCAGATTCGTAAAGGGGCGGCCCTCAATGCGGTGCAAATTGCCGAACTATTGGTGGAGCGGGGTTGGTTGTAG
- the dapA gene encoding 4-hydroxy-tetrahydrodipicolinate synthase → MADFVNASPFGSVLTAMVTPFNADGGVDYGVAEKLADHLITHGSDGLVVCGTTGESPTLSWEEEHELFRVVTQTVGDRGSVIAGTGSNCTREAMEATQIAAKLGVDGSLQVVPYYNKPPQEGLLAHFEAIARCAPELPMMLYNIPGRTGQNLAPETVCRLAEVENIVAIKEATGSLEQASLIRAQTPEDFAIYAGDDVLTLPLLAVGGAGVVSVASHLVGDRLQAMVQNFAQGATAQALEIHLQLIPLFKILFCATNPIPVKTALGLQGWPVGAFRPPLCALSSGHTEQLQTVLRDLALLP, encoded by the coding sequence ATGGCTGATTTTGTAAACGCTTCCCCCTTTGGCTCTGTGTTAACTGCTATGGTCACCCCCTTCAATGCCGACGGCGGGGTTGATTATGGGGTAGCGGAAAAATTGGCTGACCATCTTATTACCCATGGTAGTGACGGCCTGGTGGTCTGTGGCACCACGGGGGAGTCCCCCACACTCTCCTGGGAGGAAGAGCATGAACTATTTCGGGTGGTTACACAAACCGTCGGCGATCGGGGTTCCGTCATTGCGGGCACCGGCTCCAACTGCACCCGAGAGGCCATGGAAGCGACCCAAATTGCGGCCAAGTTGGGGGTAGATGGTTCCCTCCAAGTGGTGCCTTACTATAACAAGCCGCCCCAGGAAGGTTTATTGGCCCATTTCGAGGCGATCGCCCGCTGTGCCCCGGAGTTGCCCATGATGTTGTATAACATTCCCGGCAGAACAGGCCAAAATTTGGCTCCGGAAACGGTGTGCCGTCTGGCGGAGGTGGAAAACATTGTGGCCATCAAAGAAGCCACCGGCAGTTTGGAGCAAGCTTCCCTGATCCGGGCCCAGACACCGGAAGATTTTGCCATCTATGCTGGGGATGATGTGCTCACTTTACCTCTCCTGGCCGTGGGAGGAGCCGGGGTGGTCAGCGTGGCCAGCCATCTCGTTGGCGATCGCCTACAGGCCATGGTGCAAAACTTTGCCCAGGGAGCAACGGCCCAAGCCCTCGAAATTCATTTGCAGTTAATCCCCCTATTTAAAATTCTCTTCTGTGCCACCAACCCCATCCCCGTCAAAACGGCCCTAGGACTCCAGGGTTGGCCCGTGGGAGCCTTCAGACCCCCTCTCTGTGCTCTGTCCTCCGGTCACACCGAACAACTGCAGACCGTACTAAGGGATTTAGCCTTACTTCCCTAG